In a genomic window of Gouania willdenowi chromosome 11, fGouWil2.1, whole genome shotgun sequence:
- the trappc3 gene encoding trafficking protein particle complex subunit 3, whose translation MSRQANRATDNKKMNSELFTLTYGALVTQLCKDYENDEEVNKQLDKMGYNIGVRLIEDFLARSSIGRCQDFRETADVIAKVAFKMYLGVTPSVTNWSPAGDEFSLILENNPLVDFVELPDNHNTLVYSNLLCGVLRGALEMVQMAVDVKFVQDTLRGDNVTEIRMKFIKRIEENLPAGDE comes from the exons ATGTCCAGGCAAGCTAACAGAGCGACAGACAACAAGAAGATG aattctGAACTGTTCACATTGACATATGGAGCCCTGGTAACGCAACTTTGTAAAGACTACGAGAACGATGAAGAAGTCAATAAACAATTGGACAAGAT GGGTTATAACATCGGAGTCCGTCTCATTGAAGACTTCCTGGCGCGCTCCAGCATCGGTCGATGTCAGGATTTCAGAGAAACAGCTGATGTGATTGCGAAG GTGGCCTTTAAAATGTACCTGGGAGTCACTCCCAGTGTGACCAATTGGAGCCCAGCAGGAGACGAGTTCTCCCTCATCCTGGAGAATAACCCTCTGGTCGACTTCGTGGAACTGCCTGACAACCACAACACACTCGTCTACTCCAACCTGCTGTGTGGGGTCCTTAGAGGAGCCCTGGAGATG GTCCAGATGGCCGTGGACGTGAAGTTTGTCCAGGACACTCTGAGAGGGGACAATGTGACGGAAATACGAATGAAGTTCATCAAGAGGATCGAGGAAAATCTTCCTGCAGGAGACGAGTGA